CTCGCGATCATATCCCAGCGCGAGATACGGCGCCTCGTGACCGGTGATCCCCAGCCCGTGGCCGGTGCGATGGAGGATATGCTCGCCATAGCCGGCATCCACGATGACTTTCCTCACCTTCTCGTCGATCTCATTCATGTTTGCGCCCGGCTTCGCCAGCTCGTACGCCAACTCGCGGGCTGCCATCGAGACTTCAAACGGCCTCTTCGCCTTTTCCGGCGCGCGCCCGAGAAAAAACGCGCGCTCCACCTCGACTCCGTAGCCGTCGAATTGGCCGCCGACGCCGGACACGTGCGGCCCGCCCTCCTCCATCGCGAGAAACGGCGTCGGCACGAAATGAGGATCGTGCGACTTCGATGGAGGCAAAACGGCCGCCCCGACCTTCGTAACGTAATAATTGAAGTCGGGAATATCCGCCACCAGCTTCTCCATGAGGAACTTCTGGACCTCGCTGAATATCAGCAGTTCCAGCGCGCCCGGCCTTGCGATCTTCAGGAGAATCTCGTGGCCCTCATTGATCAATTGGCAGGCGTGAACCGTTCGGCCGATTTCATAGTCGGTCTTGATCAGCCGGGCCTCATCGATGATATCGGTGACGGCGAATGCGGCCGACGGCGTCTTCTCGGCGATGAAGAGCGGCAGAGTCGGCTCCACGCCGATACGACCTCCCTTCTTGAAGAGAGGCCGAAAGACATCGAACCACATCTGTCCCTTTGGAGCCGGGAATTCATAATACGTCGCATATTCCAGCGGCGCACGGGCGCGCGCCCGAACATGCGTGCTTTCGAGCAGCGGGCACAACATCATCGGCGTCCCGTCCTGCGGGATCACGAGAATGAACGGCCGCTCGTGCACGTAATTCGCGAAGTTGGTGAGATAGTAAATGTTGACGGGATCGTGAGACACGTAGTAATCAAGGCCTTGCTCCGCCATCAGGGCGCGCACCTTGTCGAGGCGGGCGGCAAGCTCGGCTTCGCTCGGAGGGGTGGTTATCGGCTTCGGAATCTCGCTCATCGGGTCTCCTTCGTAATGTTGCCGCATCCATCTTGCCTGAGCTCGATTGCCTAAGAGAATAGCAGACTCGATGGAACAATTGCAATCAGCTTGAATGGCATCCACACGAGCAAACAGAGGAAAGAGAGAGTTCCTTCTTCAACCTTAAACTTTGAAACTCGAAACCTGGAACCCGAAACCCGAACCCATCATCGACCACACGAATTCGCACGAATTAGACGAATTCTTGAACCCGCCGATACACGCCGATGAACTCTCCGTTCGTCATCCTGAGCACAGTCGAAGGATCTCTCTTCTGACCTTGAACCTTGAACTTTGGACCTTGAACTGATTCATCCACCACGTGGGCCTCGCGGCCACGGAGGAAAGACAAAATCGAACCACGAAGAAAGAGAGACAGAACCACGGACGCACACAGATTCACACGGATCATTGGAACCCAATAAATGCCCGTGTAGGGGCATCCCGCGTCTCGCGGGAACGTGCCCGTCGATTCATCCTGACCCGCCGAA
The sequence above is a segment of the Candidatus Abyssobacteria bacterium SURF_5 genome. Coding sequences within it:
- a CDS encoding aminopeptidase P family protein translates to MSEIPKPITTPPSEAELAARLDKVRALMAEQGLDYYVSHDPVNIYYLTNFANYVHERPFILVIPQDGTPMMLCPLLESTHVRARARAPLEYATYYEFPAPKGQMWFDVFRPLFKKGGRIGVEPTLPLFIAEKTPSAAFAVTDIIDEARLIKTDYEIGRTVHACQLINEGHEILLKIARPGALELLIFSEVQKFLMEKLVADIPDFNYYVTKVGAAVLPPSKSHDPHFVPTPFLAMEEGGPHVSGVGGQFDGYGVEVERAFFLGRAPEKAKRPFEVSMAARELAYELAKPGANMNEIDEKVRKVIVDAGYGEHILHRTGHGLGITGHEAPYLALGYDRELEPGMLISIEPGIYIEGLGGFRHSDSVLITETGNVKLTQAPERLEELVIET